Below is a window of Gossypium hirsutum isolate 1008001.06 chromosome A12, Gossypium_hirsutum_v2.1, whole genome shotgun sequence DNA.
attatagcgggatatttaatgaaattaaaataaaagataaaggtTTGCATACTTTTAAACCCAACTTGCTTCCATAGGATAAGTATAAAATTGATGTAATTATGTGgtttttcaattattaaatatattcaaattactcGAAATTTGGAAATATCTAACACTTGATGCCCACGCAAATGGACTTGGTCCCCAAGAAACGCATATGTTTATTTGAGGAAGAATCGGttttgttaataaaaaaattaatagtggaGAAATAAGAATATCTCAATGCATCACCATCCACTTCAAAGATACCTTTAGACGCCGTCTTCAAAGTACAGCTGTACGCAGACATCTTTGCCTAATTTATATGCTCCCTCCccatataaaataccaaaatatcaaatataaaccTCACTTAAACCCTACGAAGTTTTACTAataattagttgaaacaaaaaaGCTTACGTAGTACCAAGAAAAGATACCTTGTTTTATTGATCTTCAAGTCCTGAGGATGATGATGAGTCGTGGTTACAACAGGTTAGCCAGCTCCATGTTTACAATGGTCAGCCCTCGATTCTTTTCCACAGCAGCAACACGGGGGGTCCTCTCCAACGACATGGTGAAGGCTCCCGCCGTTGGACTTGGCGTGCGCTGCAGGAGCTCTATGGCGGCGATAGCTGGTGGTGACAAGGAGCAGGAGAAGAAACAAGCAGTAGGCGGCGGCGGCGGCTCCTCCAAGGATGACAAAGAGATCGTCAGTTATTGGGGCTTGGATCCAACTAAGGTGTCCAAAGAGGACGGCTCCCCATGGAAGTGGACCTGCTTTAGGGTACTATAAGTTTGTCTTTTTCGTGCAACAgtctttttatatatagtatatataattttttctatGGGCCTTTTTTTCCAGCCATGGGATACGTACCAGGCAGACTTGTCAATAGATCTGAAGAAACATCACGCACCGGTGACTGTGCTTGACAAAATGGCTTATTGGACTGTCAAATCTCTTAGATGGCCTACAGATCTTTTCTTTCAAGTATATTTCTTGATATATATTGTTTTACGTACGTACGCATGAACATGATTAcaatattatatatgttttacgTACTGGTACAGCGGAGATATGGTTGCCGAGCAATGATGCTGGAGACAGTGGCAGCAGTGCCAGGGATGGTGGGAGGGATGCTATTACACTGCAAGTCATTAAGGAGATTTGAACACAGTGGAGGTTGGATCAAAGCACTGTTGGAAGAGGCTGAGAATGAACGTATGCACCTAATGACATTCATGGAGGTATCGGATCCTAGATGGTACGAACGTGCCCTTGTATTTGCTGTCCAAGGTGTATTCTTCAATGCTTACTTCTTGGGATATATTATATCACCTAAATTTGCCCATCGAGTGGTGGGATACCTTGAGGAAGAAGCAATCCACTCTTACACCGAGTTCCTCAAGGAGTTGGACAATGGTAACATTGAGAATGTGCCAGCTCCACCTATTGCTATTGATTACTGGCGCTTGCCCCCTAACTCCACTCTGCGAGATGTTGTTTTGGCTGTGAGGGCAGATGAGGCACATCACCGTGATGTTAACCATTTTGCATCGGTAATCAATTAACATCCTCACTAGCTctaaatttcactctttttttCCCTCCATGCCTAGCTAGTTAATATATCGAAATAACAATTATTGtggtgtatgtatgtatgtatgtatgtaggaTATACATTATCAGGGACGTCAGCTGAAGGAAGCTCCTGCTCCGCTCGGTTATCACTGAAAACTGCCTTGCCTGCAACTTCAATTCACACATGTATAtacctcttcttttttttcttgtaatCAATAATTATGGTTTATATACAGTCATATATGATATGAGTGCTGGTACCTTTATTAATTCAAGAGAGGTAAAATCAATAAGAAAaccattttgtaaataaataagaaaaagagtttgaagtatAATCTTACGTTATACTTTTAGAAGTCTTTTGTTGGGATGCTTCTGTGGGGGTCTGATTTTTTTACCCTCTTCTGGTGTTGTTTTAAGAAGCTTCTTCTGTGTAtggtttttattattaataacatCTTAATGGCTTAGGGAACGcgccccccccccaaaaaaaaaaaattgtaataaagtTAGGTTTTTGGTGTGTACAAATTGATTTGTAATTAGGAcctg
It encodes the following:
- the LOC107939301 gene encoding ubiquinol oxidase 2, mitochondrial-like translates to MMSRGYNRLASSMFTMVSPRFFSTAATRGVLSNDMVKAPAVGLGVRCRSSMAAIAGGDKEQEKKQAVGGGGGSSKDDKEIVSYWGLDPTKVSKEDGSPWKWTCFRPWDTYQADLSIDLKKHHAPVTVLDKMAYWTVKSLRWPTDLFFQRRYGCRAMMLETVAAVPGMVGGMLLHCKSLRRFEHSGGWIKALLEEAENERMHLMTFMEVSDPRWYERALVFAVQGVFFNAYFLGYIISPKFAHRVVGYLEEEAIHSYTEFLKELDNGNIENVPAPPIAIDYWRLPPNSTLRDVVLAVRADEAHHRDVNHFASDIHYQGRQLKEAPAPLGYH